The nucleotide sequence AAATAGATTAAATTCAAGAGCAAAACTAACTTCATCATTTCTCATTGCCGAGTGATTCTCTTCCTCTACATCTTCaagtttcttcatcatcttcaaaatcCTCCAAAACTGTGACCTCTTCCAGAAAACCCTCTTCCAGGAAACCCTCCTCTTCCAGGGAACCCTGGGAATACAGGCCTAACCGTCGGCCTCGAGATCCACTCGGGAGccacatcatcatcttcaccatcaaTTAGTTCCTCCCCATCCTCAACTTGAGCCGGAGTATCCACTTTCATTGTATCCGCATCATCGGCTATACTTTTCTCTCCCTCTTcaagtttcttcatcttcttcacagaTTTATCATCGTCACACTTCTCTAGCTCTGACCTCTTTCTCTTGAGAACCTTTACCAAACCATCAAGGGCCGCATCAGCACCTTCACTCCTCATTAGTTCCTCAGCGACTTGAGCAGGAGTCAGCACTTGTCCTTCAATCAAGTGCTTGATATCCGGATAGAGATGGTGAGTGTCGCCATTATCGTTAGACAGGCCTAAATAGTTAGACGCCAATGTCTTAAATCCCTCAAAACTACAATGTCCCATGTAAATGTGCATATCCATACGCCCTGGTCTGAGCAATGCTGGATCGAGTTTCTCCTTGTTGTTCGTCGTGAATACTATTATGCGTTCATTTCCACAACTCGACCATAACCCATCAATGCAATTCAAAAGTCCTGATAACGTCAATGGTGCTGATACCTATTCACACATAAAAAAAGTATAGGTACGACCCATGTATTGTTGTTTGGAAGAAACAGAATGATTCAAAAACTCATATTAAAATTATCTTGAAGACCAACCTGGGAAGCACCTAACGTTTTGGGCATTTGGGTTGTTTTGGTTACAGGTTGCAATCTTGTAGGCAAATCCACGGAACAGTCTATATCTTCTACAAGAAGAATCGAGCTGTTCTTAGTGCCGAGAAGCAATGTCCTTAGCTCGGCGTCTCCCTTCACGCTTGCAAGCTGGAGATCATAGATATCGAACTTGAGGTAGTTAGCCATAGCGGCCACTAAACTAGTCTTCCCGGTCCCTGGTGGACCGTATAGCAAGTAACCCCTCTTCCAAGCCTTTCCAACTCTTTTGTAATAATCTTTTCTTCGGACGAACTTGTCAAGATCTTCCATCACAGAGCGCTTGAGATCTTCGTTCATAGCCATCGTATCGAAGGTTGAAGGGTGCTCCAAGTTCACGGATTTCCATGTCATTTGCGAGTTGGAATGCATCTTGAGGATTCTGCGCTTGCTCTTAACTACCATTGCCTTGCTCTCCACGTAAGGTATATAGGATTTCACCACCAAATCTCTGTGTTTCTTGTCAAAGCTCAGCTCAAAATATTCCCGATTGAAGTTTCCATGATAGCGTTCCCCATGCTCATCAACCAtagacttcttcttgttgttagCAAAAAACCTCCACTTAAGCTTAACGCCATTGTAGACATCGGGGACAACCTCTCCGTCACTGAGGTAAAATTTGACTTCCTTCTGCGTAGGGTCTCTAGCCATATTTAGCCTGGACGAATTTGGACTTATCTTGGTGGAGAGATAAGCCTCAGCAGCGTAGTAAAGCTCGTCGTGAATATACACCGAGGACAATTGATCGATGGTAAGCGTGAGAGTCGTCGATGAACGAGAGCCAACCAAGGACTTGAGATAAGAGACGACGAAGTTTTGAACTGGACGTGGAATGATTGTGTCAATCATTGGCTTGATTATCGTGATGTATCCCATCATTGATGCGTAACTAGAGACCATTGATGATGCTGGAGAAGGGATATCTCTAGAGAACTCCATCGTTTTTTAGATTAGGGTTTGGTCTCTCCTTTTCAATATATGTTGTTGCGTCTGAGGCTTTTAGTTAGATTAATTTTTGTTACTTTATATATTGAATTGATGATGTTagttttcctttaatttttcttttttttcttttttctggttgagtatatttcttttttcctttgtgAAAAACgatagaatattttcttttaatatacggtaaaatctttataaataaatattttattaaacataaaataataatttttcttgtaTGGATCTATTTTCATTGGGTGAGCATCAAACTATATTTAGGCAGTTGTAACTTGTAGATCTCTATAGATAATTGATGTGGAATCAAGAGTGGACACGTGAACGGTGATGATTAAATGATATTCAACGGCAACGATTAGAAGTTTTGAATCTTCTGCTCTGCTTCATTAATTGCGAatttgtaaaagtttttttgttacGTTTTAGATTCTCTCTAGGTTTGTTGGTGATTCATCTCTGTGAAGAGTCttctactcttcttcttctcaaggtgGATCCAAGTCTTCCTTGTTTTACGAACATTGGACTCTCATCTTGTAATCGGATCGCTGTGATTGTTCGATATTGATCAGCTGTGAAATTGTGATTTGTTTCTTATATCAATAATTATAGCTATATTAGGGTTAGAATATTActtatcaaaacatatatatatatatatatatatatataaattgatatcttcaaaaaaaaatatcttatattaatagaattgaaaaattataaatttaaatataacctTAGAATGTTTGATGAATGAACCAAGAAAATAGAATTGAAAACCCAAAACCCCAAACTCCaaactataaaaactaaatGAAGTACCAAAATCCTTATTGTAATCACTCAACTCTAGATTGTTCAGGTCTCCTCGATGTTAGATTATCCTCTTCTCCCTCTTCGagaatcttcatcttcttagaTTCATCATCACATTTCTCCGACTCTGATCTCTTCCTTTTGAGAACCTTAACCAAACCCTCAAGCGCCACATCAGCATCTTCATTTTTCATTAGTTCCTCGGCGACTTGAGCTGGAGTCAACACTTCTCCATCAATCAAACGTTTGATGTCCGGGTAGAGACGGTGAGTGTCATCATTGTCCTGAGACAGGCCTAAGTAGTTAGATGCCAATGTTTTGAATCCCTCAAAACTGCAATGTCCCAAGTAAATGTGCATATCCATACGGCCTGGTCTGAGCAATGCAGGATCGAGCTTCTCCTTGTTATTAGTCGTAAATATTACTATGCGTTCATCTCCGCAGCTAGACCATAACCCATCAATGCAGTTTAAAAGTCCTGATAATGTCAGTGGTGTTGATCCCTATTCATACAAAACTTATTTAGGATCCATGCATGTATTACTAGcacaaaatataacataaaaccaTTAAGTGAAGACCAAACCTCGGAAGCACCATATGGTCCATAGGTCGGGGTTGCTGGTTGCAACCTTGTGGGCAAATCCACAGAACAATCTATATCTTCGACAAGAAGAATCGAGCTGTTTTTAGTGGCGAGAAGTAAGTTCCTCAGACTGGCGTCCCCTTTCACGCTTGCGAGCTGGAGATCATAGATATCAAACTTTAGGTGGTTAGCCATTGCTGCCACTAAACTAGACTTCCCGGTCCCCGGTGGCCCGTACAACAAGTAACCCCTCTTCCAAGCTTTCCCAACTTTCTTGTAgtaatcttttcttttgatgaaccGATCAAGATCTTCCATCACAGAACGCTTGAGCTTATGCGTCATAGCCATTGTGTCGAATGTGGAAGGGTGCTCGAAGTTGACAGATTCCCAGCGAAGAGAATAGGTAGAGTAGGAGTGCATCTTGATGATTCTCCTCTTGTTCTTGATCACTTCTGCTTTCTTTTCCACGTAAGGTACATAGGATTTCACGACCAAGTCTTTGTGTTTCTTGTCGAAGCTAAGCTCGAAGCATTCCCAATTGACGGTTTCGTCATCTACTCCTCCATCCATAACCGTACTTGTCTTTTTGCTTCCAGCTAAATACCGCCACTTGAGCTCAATGCCTTTGTAGACATCGGAGATAACCTCTCCTTCGCTGGGGTATAAGTTGACGTTCTTGTTGTTAGGGTCTCTAGTCATCTTTAGCTTTGATGCATCGGGGCTTATCTTGCTTGAGAGATAAGCTTGAGCCGCATAATAAAGCTCGTTTTGCCTGCTCATCCCGTTTCTCTCAGTCTTGTTCATATCCATGATGACAAGCGTGAGAGTCGATGAACGAGAGCCGACTAAAGATTTGATGTAAGAGACAACGAAGTTATGCACCGGTTGTGGAATTATCGTGTGAATCATTGGTTTGATCATCATTACGGTTCCCGCTAGTGATGCATAGGTAGAAAATATCGATGCAGGAGAAGGGAGATCTCCAAAGAACACCATCGTTTTCGCCTTTAGGGTTTGGTCTCCCTTCAATATAATGTGCGTTTGCGGCTTTTGGTTAAAttgagtttatatataaattgtaattgtattgtgatattacaaaataaataaaaatcttattcttatttttttttttaagtatttttccTTCCTTCTATTTTCcgactgaaagaaaaaaacaattttccttttttcttgtcttgtttatatatctttttttttcattttttttgcctaCATACAGATACAGTATATATCTAATTTCATTAAATACATAGTCGGTTTAGAATATTAATTAccacatataaataaattaaagaaataaagtaaGATATTAAAAAGATTTGCTCTTCTCAAAGTCTCTGTAACAAGAGACTCTCCactctatatatttttcttatattttggtTCTTCCTTTGTATATTGATAGTGTGTTGTATGACATTCTTGGTAAAGTACCTCCAAAGACTATCTCAATAAtttctttaaagaaaaataaagttccATATTTCATAATGCCTCTTACATTAATGGTTCACATGCAACCCTACAAAATAAACATATGAGAAATTTCTGAAGAAAACATTCAACTTATATCATCATATCTCAGAGAATTCCAAACTTTTGAACTTAACTTAGAGTTGTAATTAGCCTCTTAcgtctacttttttttttgttccctcATAATCTCATTTGAACTAATGGATCATGTAACACACGATTAGGTCCAAAACAGAACAagtttcttaattcttttgCTGTTCTTCCTCGGAGAACCCTCTGTATCACGCCTTATGCTCATCTCTTCCATCTCCAATctactctctttcttcttcatcatcaccggATTCGATTCCTCGGATTTTAACCTCATTTTCTCTAAAACATTCACCAAACCCTCAAGAGCCACGTCAGCATCCTCGCTCTTCATCAGCTCCTCTGCCACTTGCGCCGGCGTGATTACCTCCCCGTCGATCAAACGCTCAATCTCCGGATAGAGACGGTGTGGCATTGTGGCATCGTTCAAACCCAAGTAGTTGGAGGCTAAAGTCTTGAATCCTTGGAAAGAGCAATGTCCCATGTAAATGTGCATATCCATACGACCCGGACGTAGCAATGCCGGGTCAAGCCTATCTTTATGGTTTGTTGTGAATATTATAATCCGCTCGTCTCCACAGCTTGACCATAGTCCGTCTATGAAATTCAACAGCCCCGACAACGTCAATGGTCCCTAAACACACATtgtcatagaaaaaaaaaaaaaaaccatttaattATACTCAAGTGATTATGGATCACTAATCAGATTTAATTAGTCTTGTTACACTATTCAGTTTGGTTGGTATAGGAAACAAAAActattggtttatatataaaatttggttggtactgattttggttt is from Camelina sativa cultivar DH55 chromosome 20, Cs, whole genome shotgun sequence and encodes:
- the LOC104772325 gene encoding AAA-ATPase At5g17750-like, whose protein sequence is MVFFGDLPSPASIFSTYASLAGTVMMIKPMIHTIIPQPVHNFVVSYIKSLVGSRSSTLTLVIMDMNKTERNGMSRQNELYYAAQAYLSSKISPDASKLKMTRDPNNKNVNLYPSEGEVISDVYKGIELKWRYLAGSKKTSTVMDGGVDDETVNWECFELSFDKKHKDLVVKSYVPYVEKKAEVIKNKRRIIKMHSYSTYSLRWESVNFEHPSTFDTMAMTHKLKRSVMEDLDRFIKRKDYYKKVGKAWKRGYLLYGPPGTGKSSLVAAMANHLKFDIYDLQLASVKGDASLRNLLLATKNSSILLVEDIDCSVDLPTRLQPATPTYGPYGASEGSTPLTLSGLLNCIDGLWSSCGDERIVIFTTNNKEKLDPALLRPGRMDMHIYLGHCSFEGFKTLASNYLGLSQDNDDTHRLYPDIKRLIDGEVLTPAQVAEELMKNEDADVALEGLVKVLKRKRSESEKCDDESKKMKILEEGEEDNLTSRRPEQSRVE
- the LOC104770088 gene encoding AAA-ATPase At5g17760-like — encoded protein: MANYLKFDVYDLQLASVMRDSDLRRLLLATRNRSILVIEDIDCAVDLPNRVEQPVDGKNRGESQGPLTLSGLLNFIDGLWSSCGDERIIIFTTNHKDRLDPALLRPGRMDMHIYMGHCSFQGFKTLASNYLGLNDATMPHRLYPEIERLIDGEVITPAQVAEELMKSEDADVALEGLVNVLEKMRLKSEESNPVMMKKKESRLEMEEMSIRRDTEGSPRKNSKRIKKLVLFWT
- the LOC104772324 gene encoding AAA-ATPase At5g17740-like — translated: MEFSRDIPSPASSMVSSYASMMGYITIIKPMIDTIIPRPVQNFVVSYLKSLVGSRSSTTLTLTIDQLSSVYIHDELYYAAEAYLSTKISPNSSRLNMARDPTQKEVKFYLSDGEVVPDVYNGVKLKWRFFANNKKKSMVDEHGERYHGNFNREYFELSFDKKHRDLVVKSYIPYVESKAMVVKSKRRILKMHSNSQMTWKSVNLEHPSTFDTMAMNEDLKRSVMEDLDKFVRRKDYYKRVGKAWKRGYLLYGPPGTGKTSLVAAMANYLKFDIYDLQLASVKGDAELRTLLLGTKNSSILLVEDIDCSVDLPTRLQPVTKTTQMPKTLGASQVSAPLTLSGLLNCIDGLWSSCGNERIIVFTTNNKEKLDPALLRPGRMDMHIYMGHCSFEGFKTLASNYLGLSNDNGDTHHLYPDIKHLIEGQVLTPAQVAEELMRSEGADAALDGLVKVLKRKRSELEKCDDDKSVKKMKKLEEGEKSIADDADTMKVDTPAQVEDGEELIDGEDDDVAPEWISRPTVRPVFPGFPGRGGFPGRGFSGRGHSFGGF